Proteins from a genomic interval of Syngnathoides biaculeatus isolate LvHL_M chromosome 23, ASM1980259v1, whole genome shotgun sequence:
- the LOC133496596 gene encoding serine/threonine-protein kinase Sgk1 isoform X3, with amino-acid sequence MKDTTTALTSFMKQRRMGLNDFIQRLATNAYACKHPEVQSILNLSPQQDAELMNTNPSPPPSPTQQINLGPSSNPSAKPNDFHFLKVIGKGSFGKVLLARHRADDQFYAVKVLQKKAILKKKEEKHIMSERNVLLKNVKHPFLVGLHYSFQTADKLYFVLDYINGGELFYHLQRERCFLEPRARFYAAEIASALGYLHSLNIVYRDLKPENILLDSQGHIVLTDFGLCKENIEPNGTTSTFCGTPEYLAPEVLHKQPYDRTVDWWCLGAVLYEMVYGLPPFYSRNTAEMYDNILNKPLQLKPNISNAARHLLEGLLQKDRTKRLGCADDFIEIKNHVFFSPINWDELNAKKITPPFNPNVTGPNDLRHFDPEFTDEPVPNSIGCSPDSALVTASIKEAAEAFVGFSYAPSMDSYL; translated from the exons ATGAAAGACACAACGACCGCTTTGACGT CTTTCATGAAACAGAGGAGGATGGGTTTGAACGACTTCATTCAGAGGCTCGCCACCAACGCCTACGCCTGCAAACA tcCAGAGGTGCAGTCCATCCTGAACCTGAGTCCTCAGCAGGATGCTGAGCTGATGAACACCAACCCCTCCCCTCCT CCCAGCCCAACGCAGCAGATCAACCTGGGCCCGTCATCCAACCCGTCGGCCAAGCCCAACGACTTCCACTTCCTCAAGGTCATCGGCAAGGGCAGCTTCGGCAAGGTTCTGCTGGCCCGCCACCGCGCCGACGACCAGTTTTACGCCGTCAAGGTGCTGCAGAAGAAGGCCATCCTCAAGAAGAAGGAG GAGAAGCACATCATGTCGGAGAGGAACGTCCTGCTGAAGAACGTCAAGCATCCTTTCCTAGTGGGCCTCCACTACTCCTTCCAGACCGCCGACAAGCTCTACTTCGTCCTCGACTACATCAATGGAGGAGAG CTCTTTTACCACCTCCAACGGGAACGCTGCTTCCTGGAGCCGCGGGCGCGCTTCTACGCCGCCGAGATCGCCAGCGCGCTGGGCTACCTGCACTCGCTCAACATCGTCTACCGGGACCTCAAGCCCGAAAACATCCTGCTGGACTCGCAGGGCCACATCGTCCTCACCGACTTCGGCCTGTGCAAGGAGAATATCGAGCCCAACGGCACCACGTCCACTTTCTGCGGCACgccagag taTTTAGCTCCTGAGGTGCTCCACAAACAACCGTACGACCGCACGGTAGACTGGTGGTGCTTAGGGGCCGTCCTGTACGAGATGGTTTACGGCCTG CCTCCCTTCTACAGCCGCAATACGGCCGAGATGTACGACAACATCCTGAACAAACCTCTGCAGCTCAAGCCCAACATCTCCAACGCCGCCCGCCACCTTCTCGAGGGCCTTTTGCAGAAGGACAGAACCAAGCGGCTGGGATGCGCCGACGACTTT ATTGAAATCAAGAACCATGTTTTCTTCTCGCCCATTAACTGGGACGAGCTCAACGCCAAGAAGATCACGCCGCCCTTTAACCCAAACGTG ACGGGCCCCAACGACCTGCGGCACTTCGACCCCGAGTTCACCGACGAGCCGGTGCCCAACTCCATCGGCTGCTCGCCCGACAGCGCCCTGGTCACGGCCAGCATCAAGGAGGCGGCCGAGGCCTTCGTGGGCTTCTCCTACGCCCCCTCCATGGACTCCTACCTATAG
- the LOC133496596 gene encoding serine/threonine-protein kinase Sgk1 isoform X2 — MTIKKTASGQAEMTYSKSKGLLAVVGAFMKQRRMGLNDFIQRLATNAYACKHPEVQSILNLSPQQDAELMNTNPSPPPSPTQQINLGPSSNPSAKPNDFHFLKVIGKGSFGKVLLARHRADDQFYAVKVLQKKAILKKKEEKHIMSERNVLLKNVKHPFLVGLHYSFQTADKLYFVLDYINGGELFYHLQRERCFLEPRARFYAAEIASALGYLHSLNIVYRDLKPENILLDSQGHIVLTDFGLCKENIEPNGTTSTFCGTPEYLAPEVLHKQPYDRTVDWWCLGAVLYEMVYGLPPFYSRNTAEMYDNILNKPLQLKPNISNAARHLLEGLLQKDRTKRLGCADDFIEIKNHVFFSPINWDELNAKKITPPFNPNVTGPNDLRHFDPEFTDEPVPNSIGCSPDSALVTASIKEAAEAFVGFSYAPSMDSYL; from the exons ATGACGATTAAAAAAACGGCCAGCGGACAGGCCGAGATGACTTATTCCAAGTCCAAAGGGCTGCTGGCCGTAGTCGGCG CTTTCATGAAACAGAGGAGGATGGGTTTGAACGACTTCATTCAGAGGCTCGCCACCAACGCCTACGCCTGCAAACA tcCAGAGGTGCAGTCCATCCTGAACCTGAGTCCTCAGCAGGATGCTGAGCTGATGAACACCAACCCCTCCCCTCCT CCCAGCCCAACGCAGCAGATCAACCTGGGCCCGTCATCCAACCCGTCGGCCAAGCCCAACGACTTCCACTTCCTCAAGGTCATCGGCAAGGGCAGCTTCGGCAAGGTTCTGCTGGCCCGCCACCGCGCCGACGACCAGTTTTACGCCGTCAAGGTGCTGCAGAAGAAGGCCATCCTCAAGAAGAAGGAG GAGAAGCACATCATGTCGGAGAGGAACGTCCTGCTGAAGAACGTCAAGCATCCTTTCCTAGTGGGCCTCCACTACTCCTTCCAGACCGCCGACAAGCTCTACTTCGTCCTCGACTACATCAATGGAGGAGAG CTCTTTTACCACCTCCAACGGGAACGCTGCTTCCTGGAGCCGCGGGCGCGCTTCTACGCCGCCGAGATCGCCAGCGCGCTGGGCTACCTGCACTCGCTCAACATCGTCTACCGGGACCTCAAGCCCGAAAACATCCTGCTGGACTCGCAGGGCCACATCGTCCTCACCGACTTCGGCCTGTGCAAGGAGAATATCGAGCCCAACGGCACCACGTCCACTTTCTGCGGCACgccagag taTTTAGCTCCTGAGGTGCTCCACAAACAACCGTACGACCGCACGGTAGACTGGTGGTGCTTAGGGGCCGTCCTGTACGAGATGGTTTACGGCCTG CCTCCCTTCTACAGCCGCAATACGGCCGAGATGTACGACAACATCCTGAACAAACCTCTGCAGCTCAAGCCCAACATCTCCAACGCCGCCCGCCACCTTCTCGAGGGCCTTTTGCAGAAGGACAGAACCAAGCGGCTGGGATGCGCCGACGACTTT ATTGAAATCAAGAACCATGTTTTCTTCTCGCCCATTAACTGGGACGAGCTCAACGCCAAGAAGATCACGCCGCCCTTTAACCCAAACGTG ACGGGCCCCAACGACCTGCGGCACTTCGACCCCGAGTTCACCGACGAGCCGGTGCCCAACTCCATCGGCTGCTCGCCCGACAGCGCCCTGGTCACGGCCAGCATCAAGGAGGCGGCCGAGGCCTTCGTGGGCTTCTCCTACGCCCCCTCCATGGACTCCTACCTATAG
- the LOC133496596 gene encoding serine/threonine-protein kinase Sgk1 isoform X1, which produces MTIKKTASGQAEMTYSKSKGLLAVVGGMGLDRNAWIFWSQRIHSRATLNFLSAFMKQRRMGLNDFIQRLATNAYACKHPEVQSILNLSPQQDAELMNTNPSPPPSPTQQINLGPSSNPSAKPNDFHFLKVIGKGSFGKVLLARHRADDQFYAVKVLQKKAILKKKEEKHIMSERNVLLKNVKHPFLVGLHYSFQTADKLYFVLDYINGGELFYHLQRERCFLEPRARFYAAEIASALGYLHSLNIVYRDLKPENILLDSQGHIVLTDFGLCKENIEPNGTTSTFCGTPEYLAPEVLHKQPYDRTVDWWCLGAVLYEMVYGLPPFYSRNTAEMYDNILNKPLQLKPNISNAARHLLEGLLQKDRTKRLGCADDFIEIKNHVFFSPINWDELNAKKITPPFNPNVTGPNDLRHFDPEFTDEPVPNSIGCSPDSALVTASIKEAAEAFVGFSYAPSMDSYL; this is translated from the exons ATGACGATTAAAAAAACGGCCAGCGGACAGGCCGAGATGACTTATTCCAAGTCCAAAGGGCTGCTGGCCGTAGTCGGCGGTATGGGCCTGGATCGTAACGCGTGGATATTTTGGTCCCAGCGGATTCATTCAAGAGCTACTCTGAATTTTCTTTCAGCTTTCATGAAACAGAGGAGGATGGGTTTGAACGACTTCATTCAGAGGCTCGCCACCAACGCCTACGCCTGCAAACA tcCAGAGGTGCAGTCCATCCTGAACCTGAGTCCTCAGCAGGATGCTGAGCTGATGAACACCAACCCCTCCCCTCCT CCCAGCCCAACGCAGCAGATCAACCTGGGCCCGTCATCCAACCCGTCGGCCAAGCCCAACGACTTCCACTTCCTCAAGGTCATCGGCAAGGGCAGCTTCGGCAAGGTTCTGCTGGCCCGCCACCGCGCCGACGACCAGTTTTACGCCGTCAAGGTGCTGCAGAAGAAGGCCATCCTCAAGAAGAAGGAG GAGAAGCACATCATGTCGGAGAGGAACGTCCTGCTGAAGAACGTCAAGCATCCTTTCCTAGTGGGCCTCCACTACTCCTTCCAGACCGCCGACAAGCTCTACTTCGTCCTCGACTACATCAATGGAGGAGAG CTCTTTTACCACCTCCAACGGGAACGCTGCTTCCTGGAGCCGCGGGCGCGCTTCTACGCCGCCGAGATCGCCAGCGCGCTGGGCTACCTGCACTCGCTCAACATCGTCTACCGGGACCTCAAGCCCGAAAACATCCTGCTGGACTCGCAGGGCCACATCGTCCTCACCGACTTCGGCCTGTGCAAGGAGAATATCGAGCCCAACGGCACCACGTCCACTTTCTGCGGCACgccagag taTTTAGCTCCTGAGGTGCTCCACAAACAACCGTACGACCGCACGGTAGACTGGTGGTGCTTAGGGGCCGTCCTGTACGAGATGGTTTACGGCCTG CCTCCCTTCTACAGCCGCAATACGGCCGAGATGTACGACAACATCCTGAACAAACCTCTGCAGCTCAAGCCCAACATCTCCAACGCCGCCCGCCACCTTCTCGAGGGCCTTTTGCAGAAGGACAGAACCAAGCGGCTGGGATGCGCCGACGACTTT ATTGAAATCAAGAACCATGTTTTCTTCTCGCCCATTAACTGGGACGAGCTCAACGCCAAGAAGATCACGCCGCCCTTTAACCCAAACGTG ACGGGCCCCAACGACCTGCGGCACTTCGACCCCGAGTTCACCGACGAGCCGGTGCCCAACTCCATCGGCTGCTCGCCCGACAGCGCCCTGGTCACGGCCAGCATCAAGGAGGCGGCCGAGGCCTTCGTGGGCTTCTCCTACGCCCCCTCCATGGACTCCTACCTATAG